A region of the Romboutsia hominis genome:
TTTTCTTTTAAAAAAGGTATATCTTCTTCTGGAATAACGCCTCCACCTATTACCAAAATATCGTCTGCCTCTTCAGATCTTAATAATTCTACGACCTTTGGTAATAAATGATTATGTGCACCAGATAGTATGCTCATAGCCACAACATCTACATCTTCCTGGATTGCAGCTTGAACTATTTGATATGGAGTTTGACGAAGGCCTGTGTATATAACTTCCATCCCTGCATCTCTTAGTGCTCTAGCTATTACTTTAGCTCCCCTGTCATGTCCATCTAAGCCTGGTTTTGCAACTAATACTCTTATTGGTCTCATTTGTATTCCTCCTTAAATCACTATATCATTACCGTTTGTTTATATTCACCAAATTCAGCTCTCATAACTTTGCATATTTCCCCTAATGTGGCATAACTTTCTACTGCATCTAGTATATATGGCATTATATTTTCATTGGAGTTACAAGCTTTTCTTAAAGCTTCTAAGTTTTTTTGTACTTTTTCATTATCTCTACTCTCTTTTAATTTTCTTATCTTTTCTTTTTGTCTTTCACCAACCATAGGATCAACCTTGAGAAGTCCCTTTGGAGCTTCTTCTTCTATCTGGAATTTATTTACTCCAACTATTATTCTTTCATTATTTTCTATTTCTTTTTGATATCTATATGCACTATCCATTATTTCTTGTTGAATAAATCCTTTTTCTATGGCTTGTGGTGCTCCTCCTAAGTTGTCTATTTTATTTATTAATTCTAAAGCCTTTTGTTCTATATTATTAGTTAAGCTTTCTACATAATAAGAACCAGCTAGTGGGTCTATGCTATCTGCTACTCCACTTTCATTTGCCACTATTTGTTGCGTTCTAAGTGCTACTCTTACTGAATCTTCTGTTGGTAGAGCTAATGCCTCATCTTTTGAATTAGTATGAAGTGATTGTGTTCCTCCAAGAACTGCTGCTAATGTTTGAATTGCTACTCTTACTATATTATTTTCTGGTTGTTGTGCAGTTAGTGTACAACCTGCCGTTTGGGTGTGAAATTTAAGCGACCATGATTTTGGATTTTGTGCATTAAATCTTTCTTTCATTATTTTTGCCCATAATCTCCTTGCTGCCCTAAACTTTGCAACCTCTTCTAATAAATTATTATGTGCATTAAAGAAAAATGATAATCTTGGCGCAAAATCATCAACATTAAGTCCTGCTTCTATAGCAGAATTAACATAGGCTATACCATCAGCTAAAGTAAATGCTACTTCCTGAACTGCATTTGCTCCAGCTTCTCTTATATGATACCCTGATATACTTATAGTGTTCCATTTTGGTACCTCTTTTGAACAATACTCAAATATATCAGTTATTAGCCTCATAGAAGGCTTTACAGGGAATATATAAGTTCCTCTTGCTACATATTCTTTTAATATGTCGTTTTGAATAGTTCCTCTTAACTTATTAGCACTTACACCTTGCTTTTTGGCTACTGCTATATACATTGCAAGAAGAACTGATGCTGGTGCATTTATAGTCATCGATGTTGATACTTTATCTAGTGGTATTGAGTCAAATAATATTTCCATATCAGCTAATGAATCTATACAAACTCCAACTTTGCCTACTTCACCTTCAGATATATCATCATCTGAGTCATATCCCATTTGAGTTGGTAAATCAAATGCTACTGAAAGTCCCATAGAACCTTGTTCTATTAAATATTTGTATCTTTTGTTTGATTCTTCAGCAGTTGCAAATCCAGCATACATTCTCATAGTCCAAAACTTACTTCTATACATTGTAGGTTGAACACCTCTTGTAAATGGATATTGCCCTGGATAACCTAAATCTTTTTCATAGTCCATATTTACATCAATTGGTGTATATAGTCTTTTTACTTCTTCTCCTGTATCAAATGTAAATATTTCTTTTCTTTCTGAAAATTTACTTAAACTCTTATTAACCTTATTTTCTTCCCATTTTTTTAAGTTTACTTGTATCTCATCTTTGTTATTTGTCATAAGCTTCCCCCCCTATACCTAATTAATAAAATTAAAATATTTTAATATTTTATTAAACTTTTAATTTATTTTGATAGTGAAATTCCTCTTTCAAAAGCTTTTTCATTTAATTCTTCTGTTCCTTTTGGAACTCTACTTAACATAGATTTTTTTACTTGTTCTGTATCTATTTCTGGTATCATATTGCATATTACTCCAAGTGCTACCATATTAGCTACCATTTCTTTTTTTAATTCATACTTGCTTGTATATATAATAGGTAATTTTAATACCTTAATTTTATCATCATTAATTATATCTTTCTCATCAATAGAAGAATCTAAAATTATAATTCCATTATTTTTTACTGTGTGATAATATTCATCAAATGCCTTTTGTGTTAAACATAATAGCATGTCAGCTTTTCTTACCTTTGGAAAATTTATCTCTTCATCACTTACTATTACTTCAGCCTTACTAGCTCCCCCTCTAGCTTCAGGCCCATATGATTGGGTTTGTACTGCATTTAGATTTGAAAGTATAGAGCCTTCTGCAAGTATAACACCTGCTAGAATAAGTCCTTGACCACCAGAACCACTAAGCCTAACTTCTTTTCTCATAATATAATCTCCTTATACTTACTTGAATTTATTTAAAATTTTTTCATATTCCTCAGTATACTCTGGCATAACACTATCTTTAAATACTCCATAAAATGATTTATTCTCTAATTTTTCTTTGGGTAATTTATCTTTAATAGATACATCTAAATAATTTTCTTTTAATAAATTCATTAAGGATACTGCTGACCATTTCTTATTTTTTCTTCCATAGTATGTTGGACACAAACTCATTCCTTCTATTAAAGAAAATCCTTTATGATTTATTCCTTTTTTAATATAATCTATCATTTGCTTTGCATGATATGCTGTAGCCCTTGCAACAAATGTAGCTCCTGCTCCTATTGCTAGCTCACATATATCAAAAGGTCTGTCAATATTTCCATATGGTGCTGTTGTGGATAAATCATTAGTGTTAGTAGTTGGAGAGTATTGACCGCCTGTCATTCCGTATATATTATTATTAAATACTATTGCTGTTATATCTATATTTCTTCTACAAGCATGTATTAAATGATTTCCTCCTATTGCACTACAGTCACCATCACCAGTTATAACTACAACATGCATATTAGGACTTGCAAATTTTACACCTGTTGCAAATGGCAATGCTCTACCGTGAGTAGTATGAAGTGTATTAAAGTTTAAATATCCAGATGCCCTTGATGAACATCCAATACCAGATACTATACAAACATTTTCCTTAATAAGACCTAACTCTTCTATAGCTACAGCTATAGATCTCATTAATATCCCATGACCACATCCAGGACACCATATATGTGGCAGTCTATCCATTCTAAAATTATTTTCTATGACTGTACTAGGCATCTTTTTACCTCCAATATTTTATCTACAATTTCTTCTGGAGTTATAATATCTCCATTATATTTGTTGATTCCATAAATATTACAGTCTTTTGAACTTACCCTTTCTACTTCTAACCTTATTTGTCCACTATTTAATTCAGGTACATATATATTTTGAACTTGCTTACTTATTTCTCTCATCTTTTCTTCAGGAAATGGCCATACCGTCTTTATACTTAAAAGTCCAGCTTTTATGCCTTCTTCTCTTAGTATATTTACTGCATCTTTGCTACATCTACTCATACATCCAAAAGTAACTATAAGTTCTTCACAATCTTTTGTTTTATATTCCTCATATATTAATATGTCATCTAAGTTACATTCTATCTTTCTTATAAGTCTATCCATTAATATTTTTGTTTTCTCTATGCTGTTAGTTGGAAACCCTACGTCATCATGCATAAGTCCTGTTACATGATATTTATAACCATCTGTAAAATTTGCCATAGGAGGTACCAAGCAATTTGAATCATAAGCCTTATAGTCTTTTTTAGATGCTGTAACTTTTATTCTATCTATCACTTCTAATTCATTTATTTCTGGTATTTCTACCTTTTCTCTCATATGTCCTATAACTTCATCTAAAAGTAATATAACTGGGGTACGGTATTTTTCTGAAAAGTTAAATGCTTTTACTGTCATATCAAATGTGTCTTTAACGCTTATTGGAGATAATACTATTATTGGATGGTCACCATGAGTTCCCCACTTAGCTTGCATTAAATCACCTTGCGCTGGAGATGTTGGAAGCCCTGTACTTGGACCACATCTTTGAACATCAACAATAACACATGGTACTTCAGCTAAACATGCATACCCTATATTTTCTTGCTTTAGAGAAAAACCTGGTCCACTAGTAGCTGTCATTGATTTTAGTCCTGCAATTGATCCTCCTATAGTTGCAGCCATAGATGCTATTTCATCTTCCATTTGAATAAACTTACCTCCTACTCTTGGAAGCATAAACGATGAAATTTCTGCTATTTCAGTAGATGGTGTTATAGGGTACCCTGCAAAAAATTTCATACCTGCATAAAGTGCCCCATGTACACAAGCTTCATTTCCTTGTAATAACTTTACTTTCCTAGACATATTCTCACCTCTTTAATCCTCAGAAGTTTGTGCTATATATATAGCATAATCTGGGCATCTAAGTTCACATAATCCACAAAAAATACAATCTTTTTCTTTTTGTATTTGTACCTTACTATTTTCTAGTTTTAATACATCTTTCGGACAAAATTCCACACAGATTCCACAACTTTTGCACCACTTTTCGTTTAGCACAAGTTTCTTACCAGGCAATATTCTCCCTCCCCTTATAGTCTTAATGTTTGAAGATATTAAATATATATTTCTAATTATCTTTTATAGTTTCTAATATTTTTAACTCTCACTCTATTCCTATATATTCTTTTGGATTGCTGTATATTCTTTTATCTCGAATAAATATGAAGTAATTCAAAAGAATACCATCTTAACTTTTACTAAAATAATAATACATAATATAAGGTAAAAATTTTAAATATATTTATAGCAACTTTTTATTTTTATAAAATTAATTAACTTATGTTTTCTATATACTTAGAATAAAAAAAATACCATCAACATAAATTTATGCTAATGGTATTTTTATATGATTAAACTTATACTATTTATTTTCTAATTCATTAACTCTTTTCTCTAAATTAGAAATTTTACTATTTATTAATACTTTCTTTTCTTTATATTTTTTTATAAATTTATATATAGCAATAGGAATTAATATCCATATTAATATATTAAATACTTGGAAAAAAATTCATATGTAATAGACATAAACTCCTCCCGTACTATTTCCAATTTTTAACCGATTCTTCGTAATAATTTATAAGTTTAGGATGAGATAAAGTATTAGTATCAATACTTTCAATATCGATAACTTCATCCTGTGCAAAATTGAACATACTCTCAATAGAACCCTTGTTTAAATACTTGGTACTTACATTAACCTTAATATCATCCAAATTCAACTCTTGTTTTGAAGAAAGATTAAATCCCCATTCTCCAAAAGATGGCACTTGCACATGATATGGATATACATTAAAATCCTCAGATTTTAAAGTTTTATTTATACTCCAAAATGCTTTTCTAGCGTAATATGGGCTAGTGGATTGAACGGTCATTACTCCATTTTGAGTTAATGCATTTTTACATAGTCTATAAAATATATTAGTATATAATTTATTTAAACTATCATTGTTAGGGTCTGGCAAATCAACTATTATAACATCATAAACCTCTTTAGTATTTTCTAAAAATTCAAAAGCATCTTCATATACCAAATTTACTTTTTCACTAGATAAAGAGTTTTTATTAATCTCAGTTATAAGTGGGTTTGTTTTACACAAATCTACCATCTCTTTATCTATGTCAACTAAAGTAATATTTTTAATATCATCATACTTTAATAACTCACGAACTGCAAGTCCATCTCCTCCGCCTAGTATCAATACATTTTCATGATTTTTAACTATTCCCATAGGTATATGAACTAATGCTTCATGATATCTATATTCATCTTTAGATGAAAACTGTATGTTCCCATTTAAATATAACCTTAAATCATCCTTGTGTCTTGTCATAACAATCTTTTGATACTGCGTTTGATTTGATAATACAACTCTATCACGATATAGTGAATTTTCAATACTTTGAGATATATTTTCAGAATATAATACTCCTAAAAACATAAATACTAATGATATATATGAGACTATCTTAAACGTTTCAATATTTTTTATATAACTTTTATAATTATGAATTATAACTATAGCTATTACTATGTTTATCGTTCCCACTAAAAAAGATGTAGCAAAATACCCTAAAGTAGGAAGTAAAAATAATGGGAATAAAAGTGAGCCGATAAGTCCTCCTATATAATCAAAGCTAAATACATTTGATAAAGTTACTCTTAAATTATCACAATTTTCCTCTATAATTCTTGTAAGTATAGGAATTTCAAGTCCTACTAAAGTTCCTATTAGAACTATCTGTATATACATAATAAATTCACTAGAAGCTATATATACATTGGATAAAAATAGTATTAATGAAGATATTCCTCCTAGTATACCGACAGCTATTTCAACAAATACAAAAAAGTCAAATAGGTTCTTTTTAACATATTTTGAAATATGAGAACCTACTCCCATAGCACACATATAAAGCCCTATTGTTATAGAAAACTGCTTTATACTATCTCCTAATAAGTATGAGCCTACAGCACTTATTAAAAGTTCATACACTATCGAACAGCCTGATATTATAAGTGTTGTAAGCATTAAAATCTTGTAATTAAATTTATTATTTACCATTACTGTATAGCACCACTAATTAGTATAGCAAGACCTATAAATATTCCTGAAACCATAAGTCCTGCTGCACTATTTCCATTTCCAATTTCTTCATTTAGGTTATATTTTTTATTAAATACTAACATTGATAAGTAACCTAATATACAAAGTACTATTCCAAGTACAAAGTATATAACTGTTGAAGTTAAATCTTGTAGTATTGTTGTATTTGTATTTTGATTAACTGGAGATGCTATAACACTTCTTAAAAGTATTCCTACTGCTATTGATGATGCTGCACTTATATATCCTACTGCTTTATTTCCTCTTTTTATTTCTGTTGGAAAGTGACAAGGTATAGCCAAGTCTACTAAAAAGTTTCCAACTAACATAAGTATAAAACCTATTACTGAATAGATTATCGTTCCTAAAATACCTTCCATATATTCCTCCTATTATTTACCACTACTAAGTCCACCACCAGATGATGTTCTTGAAAATACACTACCTCTTTTAACACTTTGATTTGAAGTTTGTAGTTCTCTGTATTTATTATTAAAATCTTGAGAGACTATGTTTCCTTTATAAGTATTAAATGGAGATATTCTTCTTTTGTATTTGCTGTAGTCATTTCTATATCCAAATGTATAATAAAAATCTCTATAATATACATTTGATGAAGAGTGACTTGTATTATATAGATCATTGTTGCTAACATACATATATTCTCTAGGACATACTTGTATATATGTCTTATCATCCATCCCTATATAAACTACAGCATATTCATCCTTTGTAAGTATAGCCACACTATACTCATCATCACTACTTTGAACTTCTTCTATTAAAGTTGTTGCTTTATCTATTATATCTTTTGCTGATTCATCCATGGACATAGATGTATAATATACATCTGCTTTTAGTTTACTATTAGCATCTGAAGTTATAGATGTGTAATAAGTATATTTTGATGAGTTATTTTTAAAGTAGTTTTGTATAAAATTTTTATCACTTATAAACATATATACTATTAATATAATTATAGGTATTGAAAGTAATAAAGCATATTTTAGATATTGCACTTTTTTCTGTTCTTTTTTAGGATTGTTTTCTTCTATGTAATCATCTTGTAGTATTTCTATATTATCTACTTCAATGCTTTCACAATAGGTAACTTCATCCTCCCAAATTTCTACTGAAAATATTTTTTTAGATTCTTTATGTTCATATTCTTTAAATACTACTTTTTCATATAAATCTACATCTGCTTTATAAAAGTTTGTAACTTCTGCTTTTAAGTCTTCTTTTAATTTGTATCCCGACTTGTATAATGTGTTTTCTGATTTTTGATGGGTTTCTTTAAATAAATATAAATAATCATAACTTATTCCAACACTTAACCATAATACGCTATTATTATCGCTTAAAATTTCGTATTCTATAAAAGTTGAACCTTCTTCATCTTTGTATACTATATAAGAAATTATTTTATATACATTAGATTTTATTTTTATCCTTTGCCCTATTTCTAATTGCCTAAAACTAGCATTAACCATAATTTCACCCCCCTATTTTACATATTTTACCATATATTTATTATATCATATAAAAATTTCATTTTTTAAGATTTGTATACAAATTTCTCTTTATATATCCATATTTGTTATTTAAGTTTTTTAATGTTAGATGCACTTTAAAATATCCCATATAAGCAAAACTTATATGGGATATTTTAATCATAATTATTATATATTTTACATTAACTATTTCTACTTCTTTTTTGTCTATGTATATTCTCACATAATAAACTTTCATCTAGTCCACCTCTATAATAGGCTATTATAGTTTCTAAATCTATATTAGTTTCTTCTATAATTATTTTAACCTCATATATAGTTGGATTTTCAAACATTTGAAGTATTTCTAATTCCTCTTTAGTCAATTTTAGACCTTCTTTCTTCAATAATTATATATATATTTATACTTTTAATAACTATTATTTATGTATTATTCTTATCTGTAATTATACTCCTATATATTAATTTAAAACACTTTTATTTTTTATTTCTAATTTAAATAGTAGTTAACATAATAAGATTATGGTAATAAATTATTATTATTAATTTTTATATAATTAAATATTAATAATAATATAAATTTACGAGCGAATTTATATGATAATCATGTATTAAAAATTTAAGTATTTTATATCTACTAGGAATATACCTTTTATATTTTTATATTTCTTCAATACTATACTTATGTCTACCTAGATTCCATTTGATTCTTGTGATTCTTCATTTTGTACTAGTGGTGTGCATTCTATGGGGTTGTATCAACAATTGCATTCATATTTTCCTATATCCTTTAAAATACCATCTATAAATTTGTCTTTATTCACTGCTATAGATAAATATTTTCTTTTAATTCACTTTACCATACGTTTTACTTAAATTAAGGCATACTTGTAGGTCTAGTATTATCCATTATTTATCCTTTGGCTGGTAATCTTATATGCTATATCGTTATTTGTATATTTAAGTAGTAGTATAACTAATTTTTTAGTTGTTTATTTTATAATTAATTTCATCTATTCCACTCCCGATTGCTATGTATATAAGATTAACTCCTTAAGAATATTGGCCCTGTTACTTGACAAAAATAATAAAAATATACATAATAGTACTATAAAGTATCAATAAGTACTAATCAGTACTATTAGTTTCTAAGAGGTGATTTATGAGTAGTAAACAAGAAGTTATTATGCAAGTGGCTCAAAAATGTTTTAATAAACAAGGATTAAAATATACATCAATAGATGATATTGTAAAAGAATGTAAGATATCTAAATCTACATTTTATAAGTATTTTGCGACTAAAGAAGATTTAGTTTGGGAAATGTTAATCTATTCTAATAAAAAATTTTCTAATGCATCTATATTGATAGACACAGATAATACAAAAACACCACATGAAAAATTAAAAGAAAAAATAAAACTTGTATCTGATTATCTTAAATATAACTATTCTTTTAATGCACACATTCTAGGAGAATTTTCAGAAATTAAGGGTAATTCTTTAATAGAGATAAGAAATAACTTAAGATCTAATATAATAAACTGTTATAAGACCCCTTTAATATTAATTTATGGTGAAGAAATAACTCCTTTTATATGGGAGTTATTATTTGTTATAGATAGCTTAATTCATGAATTTAATCTTGTAATGAAAATGAATAAAAGAAATATTAGTGAAGAATATATTTTTGAATTTATAACTAGACAAATAGATTTAAATATAAAAAATCTAAGATACAACAAAAGTATTATAAATGAAAATATATTTTACTCTATAGATGAAATTGGTGAAAGCAATTATAAAGATTCTCTAAAAGATGTTTTTTTAAATGTAGTATATTCTATAAAAGAATGTATTAAATTAAATGAAAACGAAAAACTATCTGAAGCAATTACAAAAATAGAAGAAGAATTTAATTTAGGTAATTATAATTCATTGACTATGCATGCTATGATAGCATACTTAGAAAAGCAAGATTCTCTAAAAGAATATGCAGCTAAATTAAATAGATTGATATCTAAGTTAGGAGATGAAATAATAAATGGAGAATAAAAGATTAAGGAATTTAATAGTTTCAGCGCTAATGCTAGGTTCATTTTTAACAGGGCTTAATCAAACTGTACTAACTTCAGCACTACCTAGTATAATGCATGATTTTTCTGTAAATGCAGATACAGCTCAATGGCTAACATCAATTTATATGCTTGTTTTAGGTATTATGATACCCTCAACTGCATATTTAATAAGTAATTTCTCAACTAAAAAGCTATATATTAGTGCTATGTTGCTATTTTCTATTGGATGTACGATATCTATATTTACAAAAAACTTTTCATTGCTAGTTGTGTCTAGAGTCTTTCAAGCGATGGCTTCCGGAATAATAATGCAATTAGTTCAAGTTGCAATGCTAAACCTATACCCTAAGGAAGAAAGAGGAGCTGCCATGGGTATGTATGGTTTTGTTGTTGGTGTTGCTCCAGCAATAGGACCAACATTAGCTGGGTATGTAATAGATAACTTTGGATGGAGAGTTTTATTTTATGTTCTAGCTTTTATTGCAGTATTAGATATGATATTTGCACACTTTACATTAAAAAATATTACAGAAATTAAAAAATCTAAACTTGAATTCATATCACTAATATTATCAACTTTCGGGTTTGGAGGATTATTAACAGGAGTTTCTAATGTTGGATCATATGGAATATTAAATCCTATAACATATGTACCAATAGTAATTGGAATTATATCACTTATATTATTTACAATAAGACAATACAAGGTTGATGTACCACTTTTAAACCTTAGAGTACTTAAAAGTAAACAGTTTGTAGTATCAGTTATATTGCTAATGATTACTTATGGAGCATTTACATCTGCAACTATGATATTATCTTTATATATACAATCAGCAAGAAAA
Encoded here:
- a CDS encoding DUF350 domain-containing protein, translated to MEGILGTIIYSVIGFILMLVGNFLVDLAIPCHFPTEIKRGNKAVGYISAASSIAVGILLRSVIASPVNQNTNTTILQDLTSTVIYFVLGIVLCILGYLSMLVFNKKYNLNEEIGNGNSAAGLMVSGIFIGLAILISGAIQ
- a CDS encoding polyamine aminopropyltransferase, with protein sequence MVNNKFNYKILMLTTLIISGCSIVYELLISAVGSYLLGDSIKQFSITIGLYMCAMGVGSHISKYVKKNLFDFFVFVEIAVGILGGISSLILFLSNVYIASSEFIMYIQIVLIGTLVGLEIPILTRIIEENCDNLRVTLSNVFSFDYIGGLIGSLLFPLFLLPTLGYFATSFLVGTINIVIAIVIIHNYKSYIKNIETFKIVSYISLVFMFLGVLYSENISQSIENSLYRDRVVLSNQTQYQKIVMTRHKDDLRLYLNGNIQFSSKDEYRYHEALVHIPMGIVKNHENVLILGGGDGLAVRELLKYDDIKNITLVDIDKEMVDLCKTNPLITEINKNSLSSEKVNLVYEDAFEFLENTKEVYDVIIVDLPDPNNDSLNKLYTNIFYRLCKNALTQNGVMTVQSTSPYYARKAFWSINKTLKSEDFNVYPYHVQVPSFGEWGFNLSSKQELNLDDIKVNVSTKYLNKGSIESMFNFAQDEVIDIESIDTNTLSHPKLINYYEESVKNWK
- a CDS encoding 2-oxoacid:ferredoxin oxidoreductase subunit beta, whose product is MPSTVIENNFRMDRLPHIWCPGCGHGILMRSIAVAIEELGLIKENVCIVSGIGCSSRASGYLNFNTLHTTHGRALPFATGVKFASPNMHVVVITGDGDCSAIGGNHLIHACRRNIDITAIVFNNNIYGMTGGQYSPTTNTNDLSTTAPYGNIDRPFDICELAIGAGATFVARATAYHAKQMIDYIKKGINHKGFSLIEGMSLCPTYYGRKNKKWSAVSLMNLLKENYLDVSIKDKLPKEKLENKSFYGVFKDSVMPEYTEEYEKILNKFK
- a CDS encoding DUF4178 domain-containing protein; translation: MVNASFRQLEIGQRIKIKSNVYKIISYIVYKDEEGSTFIEYEILSDNNSVLWLSVGISYDYLYLFKETHQKSENTLYKSGYKLKEDLKAEVTNFYKADVDLYEKVVFKEYEHKESKKIFSVEIWEDEVTYCESIEVDNIEILQDDYIEENNPKKEQKKVQYLKYALLLSIPIIILIVYMFISDKNFIQNYFKNNSSKYTYYTSITSDANSKLKADVYYTSMSMDESAKDIIDKATTLIEEVQSSDDEYSVAILTKDEYAVVYIGMDDKTYIQVCPREYMYVSNNDLYNTSHSSSNVYYRDFYYTFGYRNDYSKYKRRISPFNTYKGNIVSQDFNNKYRELQTSNQSVKRGSVFSRTSSGGGLSSGK
- a CDS encoding acyl-CoA mutase large subunit family protein; this translates as MTNNKDEIQVNLKKWEENKVNKSLSKFSERKEIFTFDTGEEVKRLYTPIDVNMDYEKDLGYPGQYPFTRGVQPTMYRSKFWTMRMYAGFATAEESNKRYKYLIEQGSMGLSVAFDLPTQMGYDSDDDISEGEVGKVGVCIDSLADMEILFDSIPLDKVSTSMTINAPASVLLAMYIAVAKKQGVSANKLRGTIQNDILKEYVARGTYIFPVKPSMRLITDIFEYCSKEVPKWNTISISGYHIREAGANAVQEVAFTLADGIAYVNSAIEAGLNVDDFAPRLSFFFNAHNNLLEEVAKFRAARRLWAKIMKERFNAQNPKSWSLKFHTQTAGCTLTAQQPENNIVRVAIQTLAAVLGGTQSLHTNSKDEALALPTEDSVRVALRTQQIVANESGVADSIDPLAGSYYVESLTNNIEQKALELINKIDNLGGAPQAIEKGFIQQEIMDSAYRYQKEIENNERIIVGVNKFQIEEEAPKGLLKVDPMVGERQKEKIRKLKESRDNEKVQKNLEALRKACNSNENIMPYILDAVESYATLGEICKVMRAEFGEYKQTVMI
- a CDS encoding 4Fe-4S dicluster domain-containing protein is translated as MPGKKLVLNEKWCKSCGICVEFCPKDVLKLENSKVQIQKEKDCIFCGLCELRCPDYAIYIAQTSED
- a CDS encoding 2-oxoacid:acceptor oxidoreductase family protein, giving the protein MRKEVRLSGSGGQGLILAGVILAEGSILSNLNAVQTQSYGPEARGGASKAEVIVSDEEINFPKVRKADMLLCLTQKAFDEYYHTVKNNGIIILDSSIDEKDIINDDKIKVLKLPIIYTSKYELKKEMVANMVALGVICNMIPEIDTEQVKKSMLSRVPKGTEELNEKAFERGISLSK
- a CDS encoding 2-oxoacid:acceptor oxidoreductase subunit alpha, translating into MSRKVKLLQGNEACVHGALYAGMKFFAGYPITPSTEIAEISSFMLPRVGGKFIQMEDEIASMAATIGGSIAGLKSMTATSGPGFSLKQENIGYACLAEVPCVIVDVQRCGPSTGLPTSPAQGDLMQAKWGTHGDHPIIVLSPISVKDTFDMTVKAFNFSEKYRTPVILLLDEVIGHMREKVEIPEINELEVIDRIKVTASKKDYKAYDSNCLVPPMANFTDGYKYHVTGLMHDDVGFPTNSIEKTKILMDRLIRKIECNLDDILIYEEYKTKDCEELIVTFGCMSRCSKDAVNILREEGIKAGLLSIKTVWPFPEEKMREISKQVQNIYVPELNSGQIRLEVERVSSKDCNIYGINKYNGDIITPEEIVDKILEVKRCLVQS
- a CDS encoding TetR/AcrR family transcriptional regulator, with the translated sequence MSSKQEVIMQVAQKCFNKQGLKYTSIDDIVKECKISKSTFYKYFATKEDLVWEMLIYSNKKFSNASILIDTDNTKTPHEKLKEKIKLVSDYLKYNYSFNAHILGEFSEIKGNSLIEIRNNLRSNIINCYKTPLILIYGEEITPFIWELLFVIDSLIHEFNLVMKMNKRNISEEYIFEFITRQIDLNIKNLRYNKSIINENIFYSIDEIGESNYKDSLKDVFLNVVYSIKECIKLNENEKLSEAITKIEEEFNLGNYNSLTMHAMIAYLEKQDSLKEYAAKLNRLISKLGDEIINGE
- a CDS encoding MDR family MFS transporter; translation: MENKRLRNLIVSALMLGSFLTGLNQTVLTSALPSIMHDFSVNADTAQWLTSIYMLVLGIMIPSTAYLISNFSTKKLYISAMLLFSIGCTISIFTKNFSLLVVSRVFQAMASGIIMQLVQVAMLNLYPKEERGAAMGMYGFVVGVAPAIGPTLAGYVIDNFGWRVLFYVLAFIAVLDMIFAHFTLKNITEIKKSKLEFISLILSTFGFGGLLTGVSNVGSYGILNPITYVPIVIGIISLILFTIRQYKVDVPLLNLRVLKSKQFVVSVILLMITYGAFTSATMILSLYIQSARKMSAMIPGLMMLPGSILMSILSPVSGRMLDKYGARIPVLSGFLCLGIGTFAFSNLSETTSILTLTIMYSFRMLGITFLLMPVTTWGLNSLKQSELADGSAISSTLRQVSGAIGASMLISIMTHVSNSSLNTSQVLADIKGMDAAFRIATILVVIGLIIAIIYVKDNKKKSKKTCNDNLALE
- a CDS encoding cobalamin B12-binding domain-containing protein produces the protein MRPIRVLVAKPGLDGHDRGAKVIARALRDAGMEVIYTGLRQTPYQIVQAAIQEDVDVVAMSILSGAHNHLLPKVVELLRSEEADDILVIGGGVIPEEDIPFLKEKGIAQIFTPGTPTTVTIEFIKENLKREL